The following are encoded together in the Flavobacterium haoranii genome:
- the gap gene encoding type I glyceraldehyde-3-phosphate dehydrogenase, translated as MTKIKVAINGFGRIGRNVFRLLLNHPSIEVVAINDIADNKTMAHLLKYDSIHGILPQTVTHDENGIYVENQFVHFFHEKEISNLNWNDLQIDYVVESTGKFKTRATLENHIKAGAKKVILSVPPEDDSIKTVVLGVNDSIIDGTENIISNASCTTNNAAPMIKVLQELCKIEQAYITTVHSYTTDQSLHDQPHKDLRRARGAAQSIVPTTTGAAKALTKIFPELDGKIGGCGIRVPVPDGSLTDITFNVKKEVTIEEINAAFKKAAETDLKGVLAYTEDPIVSVDILGNTNSCLFDAQLTSVIDRMVKVVGWYDNEIGYSSRIVDLILFLNNK; from the coding sequence ATGACGAAAATAAAAGTTGCTATAAATGGATTTGGTAGAATTGGCCGAAATGTTTTTCGCTTATTACTAAATCATCCTTCTATTGAAGTTGTTGCTATAAATGACATTGCCGATAATAAAACTATGGCACATTTATTAAAATACGACAGCATTCATGGCATATTACCACAAACTGTAACTCACGATGAAAACGGAATTTATGTTGAGAATCAGTTTGTGCATTTTTTTCATGAAAAGGAAATTAGCAATTTAAATTGGAACGATTTACAAATTGATTACGTTGTGGAATCTACAGGTAAATTTAAAACTAGAGCCACTTTAGAAAATCATATTAAAGCGGGTGCTAAAAAAGTTATTTTATCTGTTCCACCTGAAGACGATTCCATTAAAACTGTAGTTTTAGGTGTTAACGATTCTATTATTGATGGTACCGAAAACATTATTTCAAATGCAAGTTGTACTACAAATAATGCCGCACCTATGATCAAAGTTTTACAAGAACTTTGTAAAATTGAACAAGCATACATTACAACCGTACATTCTTATACAACCGATCAAAGTTTACACGACCAACCTCATAAAGATTTAAGAAGAGCGCGTGGAGCTGCACAATCTATTGTTCCTACAACAACTGGAGCTGCAAAAGCTTTAACAAAGATTTTCCCTGAACTTGATGGAAAAATTGGAGGTTGTGGTATTCGTGTTCCTGTTCCAGATGGTTCTTTAACGGATATCACATTCAATGTAAAAAAAGAAGTTACGATTGAAGAAATTAACGCTGCATTTAAAAAAGCTGCCGAAACAGATTTAAAAGGAGTTTTAGCTTATACCGAAGATCCAATTGTTTCAGTAGATATTTTAGGAAATACAAATTCTTGTTTATTTGACGCCCAATTAACATCTGTAATCGACAGAATGGTGAAGGTTGTGGGTTGGTATGATAATGAAATTGGTTACTCTTCTCGAATCGTAGATTTAATTTTATTCTTAAACAATAAATAA